The following coding sequences are from one Sciurus carolinensis chromosome 11, mSciCar1.2, whole genome shotgun sequence window:
- the LOC124959966 gene encoding olfactory receptor 8K3-like: protein MEKHNLTVVCEFILKGITSHPELQAPLFGLFLIIYMSTLVGNLGMVILTKVDHSLQTPMYFFLRQLALSDLGYSTAVGPKMLVNFVVHQNTISYYFCATQLAFFLLFISCELFILSAMAYDRYMAICNPLLYTVIMSQRVCWLLVAMPYLYSTFLSLLITIKIFTLPFCGYNVISHFYCDSLPLLSLLCSNTHEIEVIILIVAAFHLLSSLLIILMSYLLIFIAILRMKSAEGRRKAFSTCGSHLTVVTVFYGTLIFMYVQPKSSHSLDTDKVASIFYTLVIPMLNPLIYSLRNKDVKHSLQRTWKKRWNIFP from the coding sequence ATGGAAAAACACAACCTCACAGTGGTGTGTGAGTTCATTCTGAAGGGGATCACCTCACATCCTGAGCTGCAGGCTCCACTGTTTGGGCTCTTCCTCATCATCTACATGAGCACACTGGTGGGAAATTTGGGCATGGTCATCCTCACCAAGGTAGACCACAGCCTGCAaacacccatgtactttttcctgagGCAACTGGCTCTCAGTGACCTTGGTTATTCTACAGCTGTAGGCCCCAAAATGTTGGTCAATTTTGTGGTGCATCAAAATACAATCTCCTATTATTTTTGTGCTACACaactagctttctttcttttgttcatttcttgtgaactttttattctctctgcaatggcctatgaccgctacaTGGCCATCTGTAACCCTCTCCTCTACACTGTCATCATGTCTCAGAGGGTGTGTTGGTTGTTGGTGGCAATGCCCTATCTCTACAGtacttttttgtctcttctaatcactataaagatttttactttgCCCTTCTGTGGCTACAATGTCATCAGTCATTTCTACTGTGACAGTCTCCCCTTGTTATCTTTGCTCTGCTCAAACACACATGAAATTGAAGTGATAATTCTGATCGTGGCAGCTTTTCATCTACTTTCCTCTCTTCTGATTATCCTGATGTCCTACCTGCTCATCTTCATAGCCATTCTCAGGATGAAGTCAGCTGAGGGCAGGCGCAAGGCTTTCTCCACCTGTGGATCCCACCTGACTGTGGTCACTGTGTTCTATGGGACtttgatatttatgtatgtgCAGCCCAAGTCTAGTCACTCCTTGGACACTGATAAAGTGGCTTCCATATTTTACACCCTTGTCATCCCCATGTTGAATCCCTTGATCTACAGTTTGAGGAACAAAGATGTAAAGCACTCTCTACAGAGGACATGGAAAAAGAGatggaatatttttccttaa